The region GATTGGTGCAGCAGTGTCTACCACAGGTACATAGAGCTTGGAGAGCACGGTAAATCTCATGTTTATCAATATCACATCAGGATGTTTCATTTTAAGCATCTTACAGAACACTGAAGTGTGAATattctctcgcacacacacacacacacacacacacacacacacacacacacacacacacacacacacacacgctttctCACCCAGGCAGTTTATCAAGTAGTTTATATGATTTGCCAAAACTTACTAAACACTTTTGACAAAGGCAGTCTCACACCCTTGCTCTTTCACACTCTTTCACAAACAGCTTTAATCACATGATCTGAAATGTATTTAGAGTCACACCCAGCTGATTTCACAATTCTCCAGTTCCAACTCTGAAGGGTCACTGAAGGTTTCAAACAACTTTCTCTAACAGACCTGAACCAGCTCATCAACTACCAAGCCCTTCACTAGCTCAATTATCAAGAAGCCCAGAGTAGTCCAGAGTCCAGATTTCAAGATCGTCAAATGTGTTTGGATTTACCTGAATCGTGAGAAGCAGCCAACCAACCAACTTCTAACActgatgatatatatatatatatatatatatatatatatatatatatatatatatatatatatattacattatttaattcTTTAACTTATACTTAGTagcattttgactggaatttaaataaatgaagagtagtctctgacttttgcacagttgcACTTAGTAGGTTTAAAATGATTGACTAGCCACTGCACCTGCACTTTCACTCGTATAAGCACAACACTCAACACAAGGCCCCATCATGTTActttcactgctgtgctgaaaatgtGCACCTATTGTATATGGTATGTTAGGTGTACCTCATAAAATAGAGTGTACATACAAGGTAGCTGTACCTAATAGACTAGCAACTCAGGGTATATTCCACAAATGATACTTTTTGAGTATGATACACTCAAAGAAACATGACTCAAAACACAATGTCATCTTTTTCACCACTCTTACCTTGTGGTAGGGGACCTCTTGTTCCTCTCACAGTGCACCGCATCAAAAAATGCAGCATTCCAAAACCTCAAGGTGTGCCTTTGAACACAAAAAAGCACATCATTTCCAGAGAGTCAGCAGTAATTTTTCGGTATGTGTCAGGATAATGTTCACATAACTATGATCAGAGGCTGCAATGACATTGTACTGTTTTATGCAGGGCCATAGAATATATTGTGAAATAGTTGCATTCCTCATTTAGTGCATCAAGTGCCACAAACAGGACTGCATGGCAATTCTGGAATTAGACATTCCAATTAGAAAAcagctttaataaaaaaaataaaaataaatgttacaatCAATAAACAACCACCCACCAAATTGGCTGCTGCTTGAGGTGCGTATACAAGTAAatcttctctccttctttcttttctggtGATGCAGGTGGAGATGCTGTAGCAGACAaccatacacattcacacacattctccCACTCATGAGAAACATAGCAGTGCTGGAGAAAACATGCAGACTTGAATATAGCTCAGGGCACGCTGTGACATGCTCGCGGCATTGCTTTTGAGGAAAGCTGTGTTTACAGCCAGTGACTGCTCATTGCTTGATACATTGAGAGGCAGACTGAAGATCAATCAAGCAAGAAAGGCAGTGCTAAAGGACAGTCAGtaaacattcaaaacacaagcacagctCTGTGGATCTGGGAACCAGAAACAAGAAGCTTGCAGGTTCGAATCTCAagcacacacacctacatactAAGAAATGTGAATGTAGAGGAATGCAGACTAATGGTCTTCCTCTCATTGCTGCCACTGTTActgaaaacttaaaaaaaaaatttacctGGTGTTTTTGGTTTTCCTTCTGCTggactctctgcctctctgtgggCAAAAGAAACAGACACGAAGGGTGAGTCTAAATGTGATCAGAGAAATGTACACAGTAGTCTCCTCACTCAATTGTTtagagacatgtttggtgctcGGTTTGCTTCTCCAGTCTTACACAGAAGGTACAAAGCTAATCACCGATGCAAATTTGTTCTGACAAGCGATGGGGACAAATGTCTGGTACCTGTAGCCTACATAAAGCAATTCAAATGTAAACCTGAACAAAGTACACTTACAATGAGACGTTATATTACTATGATATCCAATAGCTTCCAATGGATAATATCTACATTAAACCATGAAGACTAAAGTATTAataacaggtaaaaaaaaattatacagaataattttttttgcacattgttGTCTGTTCCTGAATTTCACGTATTAATGCACAATACATCTGCACTGCACATTTAGAAGAGTTGTTTGGATTAATACAAACGACTGGAGCTACAATGCTTATCAGGGGTGCAAACAGGGCTTTAAATTTAGGCTATTATATAATGGTGCACAtcattattttgaatatttaagtGTGACCAGTAGCTAGCTAAATAGCTAGATAGGTAAAAACATAACTGCAAAAAGTAGGATTTAGTGTCAATACGGCTTATTCGTTTGTTCAACTTTATACGAAACAGTacattatacagtgtcagaaatcacataagtctatttgagattgctATTTCAGAAAGGTATGGCCTTAATATATGTAGCTAAAGCCTGAGGGGAGAGCAGAGTTCCTCACTCATTCTTGCGGGTGGAGGGACCCCTCAGTTTGCTCTCTAGGCCTCCAAAGAAACTCTTCATATCGGTCTTagctgttgtgtttttcagCATTCTCTCAGCGATGTCCTTCTTGCCTGAGAGCCAGACCTTCCCACTGCGCAGGTACGAGTCTATACCTGCACTCGGCTTCTCCAGGAGCTCCGAGGGTGACAGCTGTAACTTCCCTGGAAGATTGGGAattaatacatacacacacaaataaaaacacacacgtttgcacaaacaacttaaataaagcagagaagagaTGAAATAGGAGAGGAGCTTGAGCtagactgaagagctgaagacttttttaaaaattaccaaaataAACCTATAGGTTTAATTAATCtgttatatttagttgaattAAATTTTATTTGTGTCACACCATTTACAATAGACATTAATACAACTACAATGTCCAGGTTCTAGTGGGCAACAGCAGTACAGAAATACTTCtgagtaaataaaaatgatttgggAAACTCGTGCTTCTCTGCATAGCACCAGAAAGTGTAATCATGATATAAAATTTCATGCGGAAGAGAGAATAATAAGATAGGCCAATGACAAACATCAAAGGTCTGGCAGACTACATGTCTGAAGTCAAGATTAAATTAACATaacacatttaaatttaaaaacatttgcatttagaATGATTGCCCAGGTCTTACCGATGTAGTAGTAAGTGAAGCACATGGTCATTAAGTGCTTGGCAGGGCTATAGTCATCCATCTGGTAGCATCTGTcaatcagacaaaacagaggCCAGTTGGAGGTCATGACACACTCACAGTGCATATTCAGACTGTACTGGTaacacacacgcatacaaatATTGACTCTACAGGAAGTCTTCAGGAAATTAAGTTGTGGAATGATTTCCAAGAATGCTACGTGACTACTTGGGCCCATGTCCCaatgaaacacaaacaaaacctcTGTCCACTCAGTTAGATCATCAGACTCTAAGCCAGGACAAACTGACTGAGAGGTGATGGCAATGTCATATTTCCTTCCTTAGTCTGATTCAGACTCTACAAAAATATGTGTAGTCTGAAGGCCTCATTAGAGAAGCCCGAGAAGCCTAGAGAGGCATTTATGGCTCCTGACATTTCAAAATGACATGGTTCACTTCCATTAATCATGACAGAAGCATGGGTTAATAGGAGGATGTAGGCTTGGCATTCAGGTAACGAGGGGCAGAATGCAAATGACTTGTGAAATCACATGCTCTTGcaatttcattttctctgtaagaATATTCACCATGACATTTGGTCAATTACAGCACAATCTcagcaaaaattaaaaaaaggaagagaaggtGGTGTTATTAAGTTTTTTCCAGGCAATGTTGTCAGTATTAAATTTTACTGAAATTTTGAATCTTGACTTTACACTTACTCAAAAAGGACGACCGCAAAGGACTGCACCAGCCTATAGAACGTCTGTTCGCTCACACATTTAGAGTTGCAGCGCTGTGAAAAAGCAAGATGTAACATCATCATATTAATGTATGCCATATGTCCCTGACCATATCATATATCATTCTCTTGCTCTGAGGCCAAAGAGCTGCTTTTAACAGGTGCTAATAGAGACCAATAGGGACAGTGTATTGATATTGTATACTCTGCTGGACCTAGTTTACTCGTCAAGTGCTCTGATGTACTGTGTGTATACACTGGGGATAAATGTCCAGACACTGGTTGCGGTTAAAGAGCTTTTCTCCTCTCATACCTGAACACTGACGTATTTTGCGAACCACTCCCTGCCTTTGCCATTCTCTCCGCTGCACAACTCGCCAAAGCGTGCTTTCTCCTCCTGGTCAAAGTCCTCCCtgagatagaaagagacagagagaggaattAAGTGGGCGGTTTAGTTCACTTCAATGGCTAACCAATATAGACCACAACCCATGATTACTAGGGGTGGGCAGAGTGCCCAGTAACTGACAGAAGCAGCTACTTAAGGCTCTGCAGTTTCTGGATTATTGCTGTAATATAGATGTATTTggagctgaaaaacaaaaaagtcctGCTTAAAACATGAACATAAGTGCTGATGCTATCCATGATACGCTCAATAACAAAATGCACCTGGATAACATTAATATACTGGCCATCTCTCACTGTTGATCACACTGATGAACATAACTATATTTTAACAAGCTCATATCCTACacttttcatgtattttatattttccacTGAAGTCCAATTGTGCcaaaatagtcataattcaCCTTATATGACCGTTTTCCAACTTTTCTTTACCGCTTAGAATTAAGCAGGTTGCTTTTAGTACTGTGCCTTTCagactcattcaaaaagcagcccagaCTGCAACACTCCATTCACCATTAATGGGTGGGACTAAGCGCCTGTAAGCTTCACAAGcagatgtgtgtaaatgtgtttgttttttgcaattttACTAATACATGGAATTTGAAGTGGgttgtttttgtagcttagtttccatacatAAGCTATGTGGACTGGGGATTGAACggtacatttttaaactttaattaaactttaaTTTCAAGAAAGTGAGTCAAATTCACTTTTCCAGGATATGGCGCCCtttaatactatatatatatatatattagctaAACAGGGCATGATCTCTTAGCTGGAAGCAGGTCCCCAGCATGTCAATATGtttttaacacaaacacacaccaacaccagaTCAGTTCGAAAATCCTTACAgtgttaaaagtaaaggttaTTAAATAGTTCTTGGCTCTGTGGAACAATTGTTTTGACAACATGCAGAGGTTCTCTAACCTTGAAAAAGGTTCATCATACCCGCATGTTATAGTTGGAAAAATGATCTGTTAAGGAACCATCCATTAAGAAGCTCTTTAAGGATACAAATCTTCCACAGCACAACTCTAACAAGTGTGTAGATCAGTGGTTCCTAGTCCTGGTTCTGGATTAAACCCGCTTTCCCTGCCCTAACATACTTACTTAAACTTAAGAATTACAGGTGTGCAACTCCACCACCTGGGCTGGCAAACAGTGGCTTTGATGCATGATATATATGGCACATCTTGGCTAGGAAAGCACACTGTCTCACCTTCCATGAAACAACTTCTCTACGTAGGCTTTCATGAATTCTCGTCGTTCTGTCACATCTGGGTCCTCGGCACTGTGACTGGATGAGGAAGATGACCGGCGGGATCGCGAATGGTGGGAGGGCGAGTCTATGGCCTCATTTTCACTGTCTGCAGACTCTGTGGCATCACTGTCATCACCCTCTGCTGACTCACGTACAGCTGGTGTAGGGGCAATGGGCTCCGGGAGCTTTATACGGGCTGCATTTGCTGGCTCTGGGACAAGAGGCTCACCTGAGAAAAAGTCAGTGCCGCTGGGAGGACCAACAGCAGAGGGTGCTGTCCCTTCTGTACTGGAAGGCATATCAAAATCTATGAGGTTTTCCACTGCAGCCCCCTCCATAGTGGTGCCAGAGGGCAGTACAGTTGGGGGAAATGCAGGAATGCAGTTGGGTACACCTCAACTAATAACCCAGCAGATGCGGTCTGGGGTCTCCTCTACCACTGTGGTCTCTTCACACAGCAGCTGGACCTAAGAGAGGAAGAGGCAAACATTCGTAATGTAGCCATACAGAGGATTAattgcaaaataaaacaaatattacaaaaaataaatgaaaaagtctcctgtttttccatttgttttcctATTATTCCATCTTTTCTCTACAAACCTTTTGTCTGTGCTTTTGCAGGATGACTAAGACATGAGGCAATGCCGAGCATGTTTGCAGACAAAGCCTCTTAATAGGACGTCTCAGTATGAAATCTTGCAGATTTCCCAATGTCATTGCAAAAGCAATGGTTACTATGACTGTGGTACATAAGCAGACAACAGTGTTTGTTCCATTATGTTTTCCAGTCGAATTTCCAAATGCCTTTATAACTAAATACGAAAATGAATTGTAAATACAATTGTCTGTCTGGTCCTCTGGTCCTGCTTATTCTCTACAATGGCACaagtgctgctgcacagctaCAGCATGCAGTGCTCTTCTTTAAGACAGACACATTCCCATACTTAAACATATTGATAAGAGCTTATGAATAATGTGCGGACAGTTAAGTCATTCGTCCATGAAAGAATGCCATCCGTTTTCTGTATTAGCGCTGTGACTGCCAAGTTAATCTGCCACAGCATCTGTTTCAGTCTCATGCAAAGCAGatcaaacagtaattgtgctcGAATAGTTCTTGGCTTCACCAAGTGTGACACtctacacaaaaacaaaaaacaaaggtttTCTAACATAATCATTCCCTCAGAGTGAAGCTGTGAAAGCATATCCACACAGACTGCCTGGGATCCTGATGATGGCATTAAGACTGGTAGGATGGTTATGTAATGCAGTATTGCTGAAGCGTGACTTGGCTGATGCAGGCACTCACAGGCACAAACACACTCGTGCTTACAAAGTGACCAAGGAAAAGGTTTGAGGGCACTTGGAAAGCTATGCTATGATGTCTAATTTTTTGCATTGATTGCAGAGAGCCTCACTTTGGcccatttttattttccacCGTAGATGAAACTAAGGGGAATCACTACATTAAAACAAGGAATATCCCCAGTGTGGCTAAAACCAAACTAGTACAGGCTGTTACACATTCTGCTTCCCCAGCAGCCCATTATTTTGCCTTCCCCAGTAAGCAGGAGGCATGTTTCTGTTGATTCTGACACTCCTATCACACTGCAGTTGGCGTGCGAAATCACTCCTCTCGGACTCATGATGCCCACGCATGAACGCCCCTCGGAGAGAACACCTTCACTCTCTCCCCATAAACTGCAGCACTCAGCACTATGAAGTGACCTTGAATTTGAGAACAGCACTATACAAAGTAAAACATGTTGTTGTATTAAATTTTTTGTAATGATTCTGACtacttattaatttttttaaaaattaaatatgactAGAGGAACTATTTATAAAGTAGTAGAATGTAGATAATGAAAACAACACATcatgactttttctttttcttcttcttattcttcttcttattattattatatacctCAAGAATTGTATTATAGCAATATAGCTACATTAAATCCATTACATCCACAATATAGCTACATTaaatattactgctactattaaATGTCATCATAATAAATTCGGCTCTTGGTGGTACAAAAAACTACACATTGAATGCAATAACTGATTTTGATAAATGATGAATTGATAATAATTGATGTATGTTGTGATGCATGATTCTGAAAGTGCCTATTCAATGTACTTACCCCCATTATTACTAATGATCATGGGTTACAAATCTTCTATTATTTCCTCTTCGGCTACATTTTTTCAGGTAACTCATCTCGCAGTTTTCAAGATATTGACACCATTTTAACACCAGAATATTCAATCTGATTAGGGATGGTGTGCCACAAACATTTGCTTGAACATACAGTTTTTGTACAATGATAGTTAAACGATGATGTCCCCCATAGGACCCAGCACCCACCCCATTATATCACGACAGCCTATTAGATATTAGATTATCTTAGATTCAACTTTTTTGAATAACTTCAACTTTACCATCTAGCAACAttctagcaactacctggaaaaCTCTTAGATTCAACTTTTTTGAATAACTTCAACTTTACCATCTAGCAACAttctagcaactacctggaaaaCCACAGCAAacacttagcaacaccctagcaaccacctaggataccatagcaaccggTGAGCACCACCTAACATACCATAGTAACAAATTTGGCAATATCTGAGCAACCATCTGGAGAACCAtaacaacaacctagcaaccacttagaaacactgtagcaaccaccATGGAATAACATGTACAATAGTTTGGTACACATGAACAACCATCTGGGAACTGCTTAAGACGCCAAATCATGAGTATTTTCTCCAGGacaattattattatgcaattactattattattcatataaaCCTCTGAGCTCATAacagtttgattatttttgtacaattcagaattatttttaaaaaatgtaactgcAAAATGTAATGGGAGGCACTGATGCATTTCTACTcctttaatattattattattactgctgttaTTCAGAGGCTGAGTTATTCTGCTTCCCTGAACTGGAAAACAGCCCCCCTGTACCCCCCTATTCTCCAccatcctccctctctccctgtccatCAAAAACGCCCCCCTGTGCTGGTGCTCTGGCACTGGTGCTGTCAGCCCCCGTGATGAGAGGCTACAGAGCAGGAGTGACTGCGTGTGCCTGATCTGTGTGTCTTAGGCAAGAGAGATCAAAGCAGGGAGGTAGATGGAGAGTAAAGCAGcgtggagagaaaaaagagaataaatgggtgcagagagaatgagagggacaTAATGGCCCTGGGGCGAAGGCAGGGGGTGGGAGGGGTTGAGGGTCGGGTAAATTGGTCTGTGTCTTTCCAACGAACAAGGCTGGGGTGGTCAAAAGGGGATAAAATAAGCGATGCATTCAAACGTGCTTCAGACATACTGCTTAGAGCCCCACCATACTTACTGCAGGGGATTCATACAATgattttaaattcatttcacTGCTAggaataatatataattaccATAAAGACAAAGATGGTGCAACCGATGCTGAAGCCTATAAAAGAAGAGGTAGATTATATTTAACCACAGAGAAAAGCCTACAGGAACTGACAGCAGGTGTGAGACTTCTCATGGTTTTGAACGACGACAGAGAATGTGCTTatgctgtgaaaaaaatgtCCAAGTAGAGGTTTATCTGAGTGTGATACATGTGCACCGTTATGCAACATGTTCTTTCATTCTCCCTGAGGAAATATAACCCATCTCCCGTCATCAGAGTGTCAGAGGATTGAGACATTTCAGAAAATCTTTTAACTCTGCATGTTGCACAGATCACATCCTGCTATGCAGCGTAGCCTATATAAACTATAACGAGGTGCACAACTGCCTAAATTGTTCCACAGTGTCATTACTCTTGTGCTCAGAGATGTGAGAATGCTTTCCTTTCTGTGAACACAGTGCTTTGCATCACTGTCTTGCAACTGAATAGGCTGAGGAAACAGATCTGCTgctttctcacatctccagcctCTGGAGTCTGAAGCATTCTGCCAAGGCTGAGGGAGCTGCTGTCCAGCCAGCATTCCAGTTCTATCTGTCCCCCTGATTCCTCACACATTCCAAATCAGGCTTGAGATAGCATTCTTATACAGGATGGGCCAAGACCAACCCTAACAGAGGCCTCCTGTTGCCAGTATCAAGTGAGCCATTAGAAGTGGACTTCAGTTGCTATTCATGTTGATTTTAAGTAATCTCCTGTTCTAGAGTTTCATCAGCAAACTTAACatgaatgttttcatttcatcaaaaagaacatattttaaCTAGTAAAATGACacgttctcacacacacacacacacacacacacacacacacacacacacacacacacacacacacacacacacacacacacacacaaaatcgtATGCAATAATTTGAACACTTCcagttaaaaatgaataaatcatctacatggaaaaacaaatatgGCATTATCTTGCAAACTGTAGTGCACAATGTCTAAAAACATTcacataaaattgaaaatataaattattGTCTAGGGCATTGTGTCCATTTAGTTTAGACTTAGGCTTAAGTTGGGTCTGGGAAAGTGGTCCTTAATGTTAAATGACCATCGTCTTTACATTTCAGGCCAAGACTAAGATTAATCCAGCCCTGAAAAACTGACCTTCAATGTCCTCTAGATCTGAAGATTGAAGGTGCAGTCACTTTAAATTATAGGTCCATATTTTAGAACACGGGCGTTAAGCTCAGGTCTTGGAGGGCCAAATCAACAGAGCTTCAGGATAA is a window of Pygocentrus nattereri isolate fPygNat1 chromosome 7, fPygNat1.pri, whole genome shotgun sequence DNA encoding:
- the kiaa0513 gene encoding uncharacterized protein KIAA0513 homolog isoform X2; its protein translation is MEGAAVENLIDFDMPSSTEGTAPSAVGPPSGTDFFSGEPLVPEPANAARIKLPEPIAPTPAVRESAEGDDSDATESADSENEAIDSPSHHSRSRRSSSSSSHSAEDPDVTERREFMKAYVEKLFHGREDFDQEEKARFGELCSGENGKGREWFAKYVSVQRCNSKCVSEQTFYRLVQSFAVVLFECYQMDDYSPAKHLMTMCFTYYYIGKLQLSPSELLEKPSAGIDSYLRSGKVWLSGKKDIAERMLKNTTAKTDMKSFFGGLESKLRGPSTRKNEEAESPAEGKPKTPASPPASPEKKEGEKIYLYTHLKQQPIWHTLRFWNAAFFDAVHCERNKRSPTTREKWCHMTQEEKDDSSRIDENITFGQLGTFTHNMLAFGLSKKLCNDFLKKQAVIGNLNEEQYKLLSDHIEQMAVE
- the kiaa0513 gene encoding uncharacterized protein KIAA0513 homolog isoform X1, which encodes MEGAAVENLIDFDMPSSTEGTAPSAVGPPSGTDFFSGEPLVPEPANAARIKLPEPIAPTPAVRESAEGDDSDATESADSENEAIDSPSHHSRSRRSSSSSSHSAEDPDVTERREFMKAYVEKLFHGREDFDQEEKARFGELCSGENGKGREWFAKYVSVQRCNSKCVSEQTFYRLVQSFAVVLFECYQMDDYSPAKHLMTMCFTYYYIGKLQLSPSELLEKPSAGIDSYLRSGKVWLSGKKDIAERMLKNTTAKTDMKSFFGGLESKLRGPSTRKNEEAESPAEGKPKTPASPPASPEKKEGEKIYLYTHLKQQPIWHTLRFWNAAFFDAVHCERNKRSPTTRTAEEEKDKREKWCHMTQEEKDDSSRIDENITFGQLGTFTHNMLAFGLSKKLCNDFLKKQAVIGNLNEEQYKLLSDHIEQMAVE